In one window of Pirellulales bacterium DNA:
- a CDS encoding heavy metal-binding domain-containing protein — MQKLFSMLVIGGVVSATGLPALACGGGGGGGCAMSGGSGYGYGGGRAVASGKIAGRAPMLAQTAPATNRAPAGAATTAIARGKPSAASPAVRTVAARAKAPAAPIYTCPMHPQVQWTKPTDCPICGMKLKLKATKPDATKRSAPADEHAGMEMDEMGDMPGMGQGAMSGMDDMRMCPGCMMNMGGMSGMNGKQAPAASQKASGGAMRMAGMGCGC; from the coding sequence ATGCAGAAGTTGTTTTCGATGCTCGTGATCGGCGGCGTGGTCAGTGCAACCGGGTTGCCCGCGTTGGCTTGCGGTGGCGGCGGTGGTGGGGGCTGCGCCATGTCGGGCGGAAGCGGCTACGGTTACGGCGGCGGCCGCGCCGTGGCCAGCGGCAAGATCGCCGGACGCGCTCCGATGCTGGCCCAAACGGCGCCCGCGACCAACCGCGCACCAGCCGGCGCTGCCACGACCGCGATTGCCCGCGGCAAGCCATCGGCCGCCTCACCGGCCGTTCGCACCGTGGCTGCCAGGGCGAAGGCTCCCGCCGCGCCGATCTATACCTGCCCGATGCACCCGCAAGTCCAATGGACCAAGCCGACCGACTGCCCGATCTGCGGCATGAAACTGAAGCTCAAAGCGACGAAGCCGGATGCCACGAAGCGCAGCGCGCCAGCGGACGAACACGCCGGCATGGAGATGGACGAGATGGGCGACATGCCGGGCATGGGTCAGGGCGCGATGAGCGGCATGGACGACATGAGAATGTGCCCTGGATGCATGATGAACATGGGCGGCATGTCGGGCATGAATGGCAAACAAGCGCCCGCCGCGTCGCAAAAAGCGTCCGGCGGAGCGATGCGCATGGCCGGCATGGGGTGCGGCTGTTGA